CCGTCGCTGGTGACGCCGTTCGCGGTGTTCCTGCTGCGCCAGTTCTTCCTGTCGCTGCCGCGCGAGCTGGAAGAGGCGGCGTGGATCGACGGCTGCTCGCGGCTGCGCGTGCTGTTCACGATCGTGCTGCCGCTGTCCCGGCCCGCGCTGAGCACGGTCGCCGTGCTGACGTTCCTGAGCACCTGGAACGACCTGACCTGGCCGCTGATCGCGCTCAACCACGACACCGTCTACACCCTGCAGCTGGGCCTCACGACGTTCCAGGGCCAGCACCACACGAACTGGGCCGCGGTGATGGCGGGCAACGTCATCACCGTGCTGCCGGTGTTGCTCGCCTTCCTCGGCGCGCAGAAGGCGTTCGTCCAGTCCATCACCTCCAGCGGACTCAAAGGGTGACGATGTTCGACCTCCTGGTCGTCGGGGACGCCAACCCCGACATCATCATCGGTCCACTCCGGACGGACCTCGCGTTCGGCCAGCGGGAGCAGCTCGCCGCGTCGGGCACGCTCACCCTCGGCGGCTCCGGCGCCATCACCGCCGCCGGCGCCGCCCGGCTGGGCCTGAAGGTCGCCTTCGCCGGGCGGGTCGGCGACGACGAAGCGGGCCGGTTCGTCCGCGCCGCCCTCGGCGACCGCGGCGTCGACACGAGCGCGCTGCGGACCGACCCCGACCGGCCGACCCCGCTGACCACCGTGCTCACCCGCGACGGCGACCGCGCCATCGTCACCGCTCCCGGCACCCTCGCCACGACGACGGCCGCCGACGTCCCGCCGGAGCTGCTGGCCGTCGCCCGGCACGTCCACTCGTCGTCGTACTTCCTGCTGCCGGAGCTCGCCGCCGGCCTGCCCGCGCTGCTGCGCGCCGCTCGCCGGCACGGCGCGACCACCTCGGTGGACACCAACGACGACCCCGCCGGCCGCTGGGACGTCGGAGACCTGCTGCGGGAGACGGACTTCCTGCTCCCCAACGCCGCCGAGGCCGTCCGGCTGGCCGGCGTGGCCGATGCCCGGCAGGCCGCCGCGGCACTGGCGGCCCGCGGCCCCGCCATCGTGGTCAAAGACGGCGCCGAGGGGGCCTTTTCCTGCCGGGACGGCGAATTCGCCTTCGCCCCCGGCGTCCCGGCCGAAGCCGTCGACACCGTCGGCGCCGGGGACAGCTTCGACGCCGGCTTCCTCGCCGCCGTCCTGGCCGGGCTGCCGCTCGCGACGGCCCTGCGCTGCGGCGTCGTCTGCGGCGCCGCCTCCGTGCGCGCGCCCGGCGGCACGGCCGGCCAGGCCACGTGGGACGACGTCCTCGTCCACCTCGAACGCACCGGATCGGACCTCGCATGACCCCCAAGATCACCCTCGTCGGCGCGGGCAGCGTCGTGTTCACCCAGGGCCTGCTCGCCGACCTGTTCACCTACCCGGAGCTGGACGGCGTGCACGTGGCCCTGCACGACATCGACCCCGGCCGGCTGGCGACGGCGCTGGCCGCGGCCCGGCGGATCGCCGAGGTGCGGGGCGTCAAGCCGGTCCTCACCGCGCACGCCGACCGCCGGGAAGCCCTGGCGGACGCGGACTTCGTCGTGAACATCGTCCAGATCGGCATGGGGGAGGCGACGCGCACCGACTTCGAGGTCCCGGCGCGCTACGGCCTGCGCCAGACCATCGGCGACACCCTCGGCATCGGCGGGATCTTCCGCGCGCTGCGGACGTTCCCCTTCCTCAAGGAACTCGGCGCGGACATCGCCGACGTCTGCCCGGAGGCGTGGCTGCTGAACTACACCAACCCGATGGCGATGAACGTCCAGTACCTGAGCGAGGCCACCGGGCTGACCCGGGTCGTCGGGCTCTGCCACTCGGTGTACTGGACCGTGCACGGGCTCGCCGAGCTGGTCGGGGTCCCGTTCGACGAGGTCACCTACGTCGCGGCGGGCGTCAACCACCAGGCGTGGGTGCTGCGCTTCGAGCACGCGGGCGCCGACCTCTACCCGCGGCTGCGGGAGCTGGCCGCGGCCGACGAGCAGCTGCGGCGGCGCGTCCGGTTCGACATGCTGCACCGGCTCGGCTACTACCCGACGGAGACCAGCGAGCACTCCGCCGAGTACGTGCCGTGGTACCTCCAGCACGACACCGAAATCGAGCGCCTGCGGCTGCCGATCGGCGCCTACCTCGACATCGTCGCGGAGAACGAAGCCGAGTACGAACGGACCCGGCGGGCGATCGCGGCCGACGAGCCGCTGCCCGTCGAAGGCACGGGGGAGTACGCGCCGCAGATCGTCCACAGTGTCCTCACCGGCACCCCGCGGACCGTCTACGGCAACGTCGTCAACCGGGGCCTGATCGAGAACCTGCCGTCCGGCGGCGTGGTCGAGGTGCCGTGCCTGGTCGACGGCACGGGCGTCCGGCCGACCCGGATCGGGGCGCTCCCGCCGCAGCTGGCCGCGCTCAACCGGACTTACCTGAGCGTCAACGACCTCGTCGTGCGCGCGGCCGTCGAAGACGACCCGCGCCACCTCCGGCACGCCGCGATGACCGACCCGGCCACCGCGGCCGCGCTGCCGGTCGAGCGGATCTTCGAGCTGTGCGACGACCTCGTCCGCGCGCACGGCGACCGTCTTCAGCCCGCCCTGCGCGCCGTTCTCGGCCGCTGACCCGTCGGAACCAGGAGAACCATGTCGCACACCCTCGACGAGATCACCAGCCAGCCCGCGTGCTGGGCCCGCGTCCTGCGGGAGCTGCCGGACCACGCGCCCGCGCTGCCCGCGCCGGGCGAGCGCGTCGTGGTCATCGGCTGCGGGACGTCGTTGTTCATGGCCCAGAGCTACGCGCGGCTGCGCGAAGACGCGGGCCAGGGCGTCACCGACGTCTTCCCGGCGTCGGAAGCGAAGCTCGACCGGCCCTACGACCGCGTGCTGGCGATGACCCGCTCCGGCACGACGACGGAGATCCTCGACGCGCTCGGCCGCGTCCGCACGGGCACCCGCGTCACGACGATCACCGCGGTGGCCGATTCGCCCGCGGCCCGCGCGTCGGACGACGTCGTCTGCCTGCCCTACGCCGACGAGGTTTCGGTGGTGCAGACCCGGTTCCCGACGACGCAGCTGCTGCTCCTGCGCGCCCACCTCGGCTTGCCGGTGGAGCGGGCGCTCGGTGACGTCACGCGGGCGCTGGCGGAACCGCTCGACGCGTTCGTCACGGCGTCCCAGATCTCCTTCCTGGGCGCGGATTGGCACGTCGGTTTGGCGAACGAAGCGGCGCTGAAGGTCCGCGAGGCCGCGGCGTGGTGGACGGAGTCGTACTCGGCGATGGAGTACCGCCACGGCCCGATCGCGGTGGCGGCCCCGGGCCGCGCGGTCTGGAGCCTGGCCCCGCTCGACGCCGACCTGGTGTCCCGCATCGAGGCGACGGGCGCATTCCTGCGCCAAGGCGCGCTGGACCCGCTGGCCGAGCTGGTCGCGATCCAGCGGCTGGCCGTCGAACTGGCCGAACGCGCCGGGCGCGACCCGGACCGGCCGGCCCACCTCACGCGGTCGGTGGTCCTGGCGAGCTGACGCGAGTTCCCCGCCGGGGCACGGGCGAAACGGCGCTGTCGGGATCCGCACAGCACCGGCGGCACCGCCGGGCCGGGGGTAAGGTGCGAGATCGTTCCGCGGTTCAGCCCAGCAGCCGTAGCCCAGCGCCGAGCCTCGCGGCCGGCGCGCGCACTCACCCCGCGGAGGTGGCTTCCCGTGCTCCCCGGAACAGCCGACGGACGGCCGGTCGCCGATGTTCGGTGAGGACTCGTTCGGTGAGGACCCCGGCGCCACCCCGACGTCTCCCCGGTACTCGCTGGACGTGTCCGGCGTGCGGCCGTGGTGGGCCCGTGACGCCCCGCCCGAGGTGATCGGCGGGCGCTACGAGGTCGCGGGCCTGATGGGCAGCGGCGGCACCGCACGCGTCTACCAGGCCTTCGACCAGCGGTTGCGCCGGGACGTCGCGGTCAAGGTGTACGAGCGGGGCGCGGTGGCCGTCGAGCGGCTGCGCCGGGCGCGGGAGAAGGCCATCCAGGCCAGCATCGACCACCCCGGCGTCGTCGCCCTGTACGACAGCGGCACCGACGGCGACCGGCCCTACCTGGTGATGCAGCTGGTGCCGGGGGAGAACCTCGCGCAGCGCCTGCTCGCCGGGCCGATGCCGGAGGGGGAGGTGACGGAGCTGGCGATCCGGCTCGCCGGAGCGCTGGCCCACGTCCACGACCGGCGGATCGTGCACCGGGACCTCAAGCCCGCCAACGTCCTGCTCGGCGCCGACGGCCCGCTCGTCTCCGACTTCGGCATCGCGCACGAGCTGGATTCGACGCACGTCACCGGCACCGGCCTGGTGACCGGCACGGCCGCGTACCTGGCCCCGGAGCAGGTCGTCGGCGAGCACGCCGGCCCGGCGGCCGACGTCTACGCGCTCGGCCTGATCCTGCTGGAGTGCCTGACCGCGCGGCGCGAGTACCCCGGCACCCTGGCCGAGTCGGCGACGGCGCGGCTGCACCGGTCGCCCCGGGTACCCGCCGAGCTGGGCGCACCGCTGGCCGGGCTCCTCGAGCGGATGACGGACCGGGAGCCCACCCGGCGTCCCACGGCCGGCGAGGTCGTGCGGCTGCTGGCGGAACCGGCCGGGACAGCGGTGGTTTCCGCGCGGTTCCCGCCGGTCCGGGCCGCGGCGCCGCGGAAGCTGGTCGCGGCCGGCGGGCTCGTGACCGCGGCGACCGCGGTGGTGCTCGGGGTGCTGCTCACCCGGCCGGACGTCGCGGCACCCGGCGCGGGCGGGGATCCCGGCACCGGGTCGGTCGTGCCGGGCAGCCCGGCACCGGCGCCCGCGTCGACGGTCCTGATGGGGTCACGGGAGGCGCAGGCCTCGGTGGCGGCGGTGCCCCGGTCCGGTGCGGGCACGTCCGACGCGGTGCGCGTCCCGGTCGCGGAAAGCGGCCCGGCCGCGGACAACGGCCCGGCCGCGGACAACGGGGAAGCCAACGGGAAAGCCAAGGGGAAGACCCGGGGCAACGGCCCGGTGAAGGGCAAGGGGCAGAGCGGTCCCTGACCGTCAGGTCGGCTCGGCCGGGCGGTGCACGCCGAGGGCGACCGCCCGCAGCAGCGTCGTCAGCTGTTCGCGGAACCGCAACGCGCTGTGCGCCCACCTCGGCACCTCGTCGTACAGCCGGCGCAGGGTCGGCGACGGCCGCGACAGCTGGAACAGGTACGCCGCGCAGCTCATCGCCGCCGTCAGGAGGGTCCGGGCGCCCTCGGGGTCCAGGCCGGCACCGGTCTCGACCAAGGCCGCCGTCATCGCGTCGAACGCCTCCGACGCGGCGGTCTTGTAGTCTCGCGCCCGCTCCAGCCGGACCGCGCCCTCCAGGCTGAGCCCCACGTGCGTCT
The window above is part of the Amycolatopsis camponoti genome. Proteins encoded here:
- a CDS encoding carbohydrate kinase family protein, with protein sequence MFDLLVVGDANPDIIIGPLRTDLAFGQREQLAASGTLTLGGSGAITAAGAARLGLKVAFAGRVGDDEAGRFVRAALGDRGVDTSALRTDPDRPTPLTTVLTRDGDRAIVTAPGTLATTTAADVPPELLAVARHVHSSSYFLLPELAAGLPALLRAARRHGATTSVDTNDDPAGRWDVGDLLRETDFLLPNAAEAVRLAGVADARQAAAALAARGPAIVVKDGAEGAFSCRDGEFAFAPGVPAEAVDTVGAGDSFDAGFLAAVLAGLPLATALRCGVVCGAASVRAPGGTAGQATWDDVLVHLERTGSDLA
- a CDS encoding SIS domain-containing protein translates to MSHTLDEITSQPACWARVLRELPDHAPALPAPGERVVVIGCGTSLFMAQSYARLREDAGQGVTDVFPASEAKLDRPYDRVLAMTRSGTTTEILDALGRVRTGTRVTTITAVADSPAARASDDVVCLPYADEVSVVQTRFPTTQLLLLRAHLGLPVERALGDVTRALAEPLDAFVTASQISFLGADWHVGLANEAALKVREAAAWWTESYSAMEYRHGPIAVAAPGRAVWSLAPLDADLVSRIEATGAFLRQGALDPLAELVAIQRLAVELAERAGRDPDRPAHLTRSVVLAS
- a CDS encoding TetR family transcriptional regulator — its product is MTQPRQRARSDQDKEVRKTALLTAARELAAERGVREVTLTEVTSRVGLHPSALRRYFESREELLLELAQQGWADWRERLLADLAGRRLGPIEVAEVVAGSLDALPLFCDLQTHVGLSLEGAVRLERARDYKTAASEAFDAMTAALVETGAGLDPEGARTLLTAAMSCAAYLFQLSRPSPTLRRLYDEVPRWAHSALRFREQLTTLLRAVALGVHRPAEPT
- a CDS encoding alpha-glucosidase/alpha-galactosidase yields the protein MTPKITLVGAGSVVFTQGLLADLFTYPELDGVHVALHDIDPGRLATALAAARRIAEVRGVKPVLTAHADRREALADADFVVNIVQIGMGEATRTDFEVPARYGLRQTIGDTLGIGGIFRALRTFPFLKELGADIADVCPEAWLLNYTNPMAMNVQYLSEATGLTRVVGLCHSVYWTVHGLAELVGVPFDEVTYVAAGVNHQAWVLRFEHAGADLYPRLRELAAADEQLRRRVRFDMLHRLGYYPTETSEHSAEYVPWYLQHDTEIERLRLPIGAYLDIVAENEAEYERTRRAIAADEPLPVEGTGEYAPQIVHSVLTGTPRTVYGNVVNRGLIENLPSGGVVEVPCLVDGTGVRPTRIGALPPQLAALNRTYLSVNDLVVRAAVEDDPRHLRHAAMTDPATAAALPVERIFELCDDLVRAHGDRLQPALRAVLGR
- a CDS encoding serine/threonine-protein kinase, producing MFGEDSFGEDPGATPTSPRYSLDVSGVRPWWARDAPPEVIGGRYEVAGLMGSGGTARVYQAFDQRLRRDVAVKVYERGAVAVERLRRAREKAIQASIDHPGVVALYDSGTDGDRPYLVMQLVPGENLAQRLLAGPMPEGEVTELAIRLAGALAHVHDRRIVHRDLKPANVLLGADGPLVSDFGIAHELDSTHVTGTGLVTGTAAYLAPEQVVGEHAGPAADVYALGLILLECLTARREYPGTLAESATARLHRSPRVPAELGAPLAGLLERMTDREPTRRPTAGEVVRLLAEPAGTAVVSARFPPVRAAAPRKLVAAGGLVTAATAVVLGVLLTRPDVAAPGAGGDPGTGSVVPGSPAPAPASTVLMGSREAQASVAAVPRSGAGTSDAVRVPVAESGPAADNGPAADNGEANGKAKGKTRGNGPVKGKGQSGP